A region of Candidatus Eisenbacteria bacterium DNA encodes the following proteins:
- a CDS encoding tetratricopeptide repeat protein has protein sequence MKLFGKILERQGNEHYNTGIAFFNDGQYEEAVGEFEKAIESISSKKDPYYNLGLFYAAEARAHLGLAHFKKGKLESAEQEFKKALTESPNYPDLRYYLGVIYERSGRHKEAIGELEAALAINPHYSEARCYLAVCLHAVGEEEGAKRQLQDVRQTGYDLPLSLSLQNNNHIPEEAIAELRQIPKKQSECFVHMDSAVSYYNRGLRKEAVAELEKAIALQPRYADLRCKLGVILREMGETSRAASEFKQAVSINPNYLEAHVHLGLTYLAECRHGEAVKFLAHASQLAPNYADVHFLAGLAFYRGGFPQLAVEEFDKALEANPRFWRAHHYLGLCHHSMDDTEGAVRELRSALEQSPDAGIARAELGRVYLAKGDSQKAANEFEIAVGYHPDYPDLRLSLGISYMKSKNNAQAKEQLVKAIELNPDFATAHYALGRLLMLEDEPDEALSHLNHALALCPDHADIHYCLGRAHVSKGQEGEAEKAFAAAISINKNFVAARLGLAMLLQRQGHVEDAREHLLHVLKIEPDNPLARSYLDADVTFPLSPPDAKN, from the coding sequence ATGAAACTTTTCGGAAAAATACTAGAGCGCCAGGGGAACGAACACTATAACACTGGCATTGCCTTCTTCAACGACGGCCAGTACGAGGAGGCCGTTGGAGAATTCGAGAAGGCGATAGAGTCTATTTCGAGCAAGAAGGATCCCTACTACAATCTCGGCCTTTTCTACGCCGCGGAAGCGAGGGCTCACCTTGGCCTGGCACATTTCAAGAAGGGCAAGCTTGAGAGTGCGGAGCAGGAATTTAAGAAGGCCCTGACGGAGAGCCCCAATTATCCTGACCTTCGTTACTATCTGGGCGTAATCTACGAAAGATCCGGCCGGCACAAGGAGGCGATAGGCGAGCTCGAGGCTGCCCTTGCGATCAATCCGCACTACTCGGAGGCCCGCTGCTATCTGGCCGTTTGCCTCCACGCCGTCGGCGAGGAGGAGGGCGCGAAGCGCCAGCTTCAGGACGTGAGACAGACAGGCTACGACCTTCCCCTCTCTCTCAGTCTTCAGAACAACAATCATATTCCGGAAGAGGCCATAGCAGAGCTGAGACAGATACCGAAGAAGCAGTCCGAGTGCTTCGTGCACATGGACAGCGCTGTCAGTTACTACAACAGGGGTCTGAGGAAAGAGGCCGTGGCAGAACTCGAGAAGGCCATCGCCCTTCAGCCGAGGTATGCCGACCTGCGCTGCAAGCTCGGAGTCATACTGAGAGAAATGGGGGAGACGTCCAGGGCGGCCAGTGAATTCAAGCAGGCGGTTTCCATCAATCCCAACTATCTGGAGGCTCACGTTCATCTGGGGCTCACATACCTGGCCGAGTGCCGCCACGGAGAAGCCGTAAAGTTCCTCGCGCATGCGTCGCAACTTGCTCCCAACTATGCCGACGTCCACTTCCTTGCCGGTCTTGCGTTCTACAGAGGCGGCTTTCCTCAGCTGGCGGTTGAGGAGTTCGACAAGGCCCTGGAGGCCAATCCGCGTTTCTGGCGGGCGCATCATTACCTTGGCCTCTGCCATCATAGCATGGACGACACCGAAGGCGCCGTGAGAGAACTCCGCAGCGCCCTCGAGCAGTCACCTGACGCTGGAATAGCCAGGGCCGAGCTCGGACGTGTCTACCTGGCGAAGGGCGACTCTCAGAAGGCCGCCAACGAGTTTGAGATAGCGGTGGGATACCATCCCGACTATCCGGACCTCAGATTGAGCCTGGGCATCTCCTACATGAAGTCGAAGAACAACGCACAGGCCAAGGAGCAGTTGGTGAAGGCCATCGAGCTCAACCCCGACTTCGCCACGGCTCACTATGCCCTCGGCAGACTCCTCATGCTTGAAGACGAGCCTGACGAGGCCTTGTCCCACCTGAATCACGCCCTCGCACTGTGCCCCGATCATGCCGACATCCACTACTGTCTTGGAAGGGCGCACGTCTCCAAGGGGCAGGAGGGAGAGGCCGAGAAAGCCTTCGCGGCTGCAATCAGCATCAACAAGAATTTCGTCGCAGCGAGGCTCGGATTGGCCATGCTTCTTCAACGGCAGGGTCACGTCGAAGACGCAAGGGAACACCTCCTGCACGTTCTGAAAATCGAACCCGATAATCCACTTGCTCGCTCCTACCTGGACGCCGACGTCACGTTTCCCCTCAGTCCTCCCGATGCGAAAAACTAG
- a CDS encoding radical SAM protein: MRKTSRYGDGSQTGRRAQLSLALVYPNSYAVGMDNLGFQGIYGLVVSDPRVHCERAFFERAPGRLSIGHDPRPSEAKPRSFESKLPLKSFDVIAFSVSFENDYLNLLRILKASDIEPFASKRDERSPLLLAGGVGVFMNPEPISPFMDAVFLGEADEATEEIIDTLLQARAGGRQSVLESLACIDGVYVPSVHSPFLRGSGTPVPSTSVKRRYVSQLSTVFRSSVISTSRSHLGGMVLVESGRGCSRKCRFCAVTSVYAPLRFVPAESLLARIEEGAPARGTVGIVGACVSEHPGLTELARVLVGKGLRVSLSSMRADSTPAELVELVARSGTRTITTAPEAGTARLRGVINKELDEAKLLRLVEIARDSGIASLKLYFMIGLPKEEPEDVEAIVSLVGAIRSTFLSGKKARQVVVSASPFVPKAFTPFQWCRMLERDSLDKRMQILTKGLSKIRGVKFGSQSIRGSILEGALSRGDWRVAHALHAMVYENLNFKKAWSKAGLRFENEVFEERDRRAPLPWDHLLIGPARKELEEELDRALEEV, encoded by the coding sequence ATGCGAAAAACTAGTCGTTACGGAGACGGATCCCAGACCGGAAGACGCGCTCAGTTGAGTCTGGCCCTCGTCTATCCCAATTCGTACGCAGTCGGCATGGACAATCTGGGGTTTCAAGGCATCTACGGGCTCGTTGTATCGGACCCCAGAGTGCATTGCGAGAGAGCCTTCTTCGAACGGGCTCCCGGTCGCCTGTCAATTGGGCACGATCCGCGTCCTTCCGAAGCCAAGCCTCGCTCGTTCGAGAGCAAACTACCCTTGAAGTCTTTTGACGTCATCGCGTTCTCCGTTTCGTTTGAGAACGACTACCTCAATCTGCTCAGGATTCTCAAGGCCTCCGACATTGAACCGTTTGCTTCGAAGCGGGACGAGCGCTCGCCGCTCTTGCTCGCAGGCGGAGTCGGGGTCTTCATGAATCCTGAACCGATCAGCCCTTTCATGGACGCGGTCTTCCTTGGAGAAGCGGACGAGGCCACGGAAGAGATAATCGATACCTTGCTGCAAGCAAGAGCGGGCGGAAGGCAGTCGGTCTTGGAGTCCCTGGCTTGCATCGACGGCGTGTACGTTCCTTCCGTGCACTCTCCTTTCCTGAGAGGGTCCGGCACTCCGGTTCCCTCTACGAGTGTGAAGAGAAGATACGTGTCTCAGCTTTCGACGGTGTTTCGCAGCAGCGTGATCTCGACTTCGAGAAGTCACCTCGGCGGCATGGTGCTTGTGGAATCCGGACGCGGTTGCTCAAGAAAATGCAGGTTCTGCGCGGTGACGTCGGTCTACGCTCCTCTCAGATTCGTCCCGGCAGAGTCGTTGCTTGCCAGGATCGAAGAGGGCGCCCCGGCCCGCGGGACCGTCGGAATAGTGGGGGCCTGTGTCTCGGAGCATCCGGGACTCACGGAACTCGCAAGGGTTCTCGTTGGAAAGGGGCTCAGGGTTTCTCTCTCGTCAATGAGAGCAGACAGCACCCCTGCGGAGCTCGTCGAGCTAGTTGCGAGAAGCGGCACGAGGACAATCACCACTGCTCCCGAAGCAGGTACGGCGAGACTCAGGGGGGTAATAAACAAGGAGCTGGACGAGGCAAAGCTGTTGAGACTGGTCGAGATTGCGCGCGATAGCGGCATCGCATCGCTGAAGCTATATTTCATGATAGGTCTGCCGAAGGAAGAACCGGAGGACGTCGAGGCAATCGTCTCGCTTGTCGGGGCGATTCGTTCGACGTTCCTGTCCGGCAAGAAGGCTCGTCAGGTCGTGGTGAGCGCTTCTCCGTTTGTTCCGAAGGCCTTCACGCCCTTCCAGTGGTGTCGCATGCTCGAGCGGGACTCTCTCGACAAGAGAATGCAGATTCTGACCAAAGGTCTGTCGAAAATCAGAGGGGTCAAATTCGGCTCTCAGAGCATAAGAGGCTCAATTCTGGAAGGCGCACTCTCGCGAGGAGACTGGAGGGTGGCCCACGCCTTGCACGCGATGGTGTATGAGAATCTCAATTTCAAGAAAGCCTGGAGCAAGGCTGGATTGCGCTTCGAGAACGAGGTCTTCGAAGAAAGAGACAGGAGAGCTCCGCTTCCCTGGGATCATTTGCTCATAGGCCCCGCGAGGAAGGAGCTTGAGGAGGAGCTAGATAGAGCCCTGGAGGAAGTCTAG
- the rpmB gene encoding 50S ribosomal protein L28: protein MSRRCDICGKGSLFGSTISHAHNVSNRRWQPNLQRVRVVMDGVPKKLNVCTRCLRSDVVQKAVRAARARAAEIG from the coding sequence ATGTCTAGAAGATGCGACATATGTGGAAAAGGCAGCCTCTTTGGGTCGACAATCAGTCACGCTCACAACGTCTCCAACAGGCGCTGGCAGCCGAACCTACAGCGCGTCCGAGTGGTGATGGACGGCGTGCCGAAGAAGCTCAACGTCTGTACGCGCTGCCTGAGGTCTGACGTCGTTCAGAAGGCCGTCAGGGCCGCAAGGGCAAGGGCTGCCGAGATCGGATAG
- the recG gene encoding ATP-dependent DNA helicase RecG — MKPSSPIQYLKGVGPAKAELFTKLGISTAMDLLRYYPRAYIDRTTMGTISSLTAAQSCTVMGTVVGFHIRPTRDGRKDFIMVLSDDTGTIECIWFNQPFLQRVFSPGQTVVVSGEVGYYKGKQLKNPVYEILAKEDQELIHTGRIVPSYRLTAELGQKVLRRTVKRTLDTCLPLIRESLPQHVINRRKLLGLREALMQIHFPDDWKCQQRARERLAFEELFYFQLLLARRKRRVQEPSRALAFSTNGPLLNRFLQSLPFELTSAQKKALEEIKTDLKSRRVMNRLLEGDVGCGKTLVALAASLITADNGCQVAFMAPTEILVEQHLATASKLLEGFDVKVETLFGKTPSKKKERILKETARGDIQILIGTHALIQDQVQFSRLGLIIVDEQHRFGVIQRATLIGKGIFPHVLVMTATPIPRTLAMTLYGDLDVSIIDEMPPGRRKIVTRAVVEGERTKVYEFLAKKVRDGRQAYVVYPLVEESEKVEQLMAATEMAQELSRHPILRGIKIGLMHGKMKTDEKEETMKRFKSGEIDVLVSTTVIEVGIDVSNASIMIVENPDRYGLSQLHQLRGRVGRGCHESYCILIKDKEIGEDASRRLGILANCDDGFKIAEADLAIRGPGEFLGTRQHGLPEFRIADLLRDGTLLSLARREAFLLLENDPELAHPDNGPARRTLSELRVISSALPGA; from the coding sequence TTGAAACCCTCGTCACCGATACAATACCTCAAAGGCGTAGGCCCTGCAAAGGCGGAGCTGTTCACGAAACTGGGAATCTCCACGGCGATGGATCTCCTCCGCTACTACCCTCGCGCGTACATCGACAGAACGACCATGGGAACAATCTCTTCGCTCACGGCCGCGCAGAGTTGCACCGTGATGGGAACTGTGGTCGGTTTTCATATAAGGCCCACCCGCGACGGCAGGAAGGACTTCATAATGGTGCTTTCGGACGACACCGGCACCATCGAATGTATCTGGTTCAACCAGCCCTTCCTCCAGAGGGTCTTTAGTCCCGGGCAAACAGTCGTGGTGAGCGGTGAAGTCGGGTACTACAAGGGCAAGCAGCTCAAGAATCCGGTCTACGAGATTCTCGCAAAGGAAGACCAGGAGCTCATTCACACGGGTCGGATCGTACCGTCGTACAGACTCACGGCGGAGCTCGGCCAGAAGGTCTTGCGAAGGACGGTCAAGAGGACGCTCGACACGTGCCTTCCGCTCATCCGCGAGAGCCTGCCGCAACACGTCATCAATCGTAGGAAGTTGCTCGGTCTGCGGGAAGCCTTGATGCAAATACATTTTCCGGACGACTGGAAGTGCCAGCAGAGAGCGAGGGAACGATTGGCTTTCGAGGAGCTCTTCTATTTTCAGCTACTACTCGCGAGAAGAAAAAGAAGAGTGCAAGAGCCATCACGGGCCCTGGCCTTCTCGACGAACGGCCCTCTTCTCAATCGCTTTCTGCAGTCGCTTCCCTTTGAACTGACCTCGGCGCAGAAGAAGGCTCTCGAAGAGATCAAGACAGACTTGAAATCAAGGCGCGTCATGAACAGACTCCTCGAAGGAGACGTCGGTTGCGGGAAAACCCTGGTGGCACTCGCTGCGTCTCTCATCACTGCGGACAACGGTTGCCAGGTCGCTTTCATGGCCCCCACAGAAATACTGGTGGAGCAGCACTTAGCCACGGCGTCGAAGCTCCTCGAAGGTTTCGACGTGAAGGTCGAGACCCTGTTCGGGAAGACGCCGTCCAAGAAGAAGGAGCGAATTCTCAAGGAAACGGCGCGCGGCGACATACAGATTCTCATCGGCACTCATGCTCTGATACAGGACCAGGTTCAATTCTCGAGGCTGGGATTGATCATCGTTGACGAGCAGCATCGCTTCGGCGTGATTCAAAGGGCCACGCTCATAGGAAAGGGAATCTTTCCTCACGTGCTCGTCATGACGGCCACGCCGATCCCCCGGACGCTCGCCATGACTCTCTATGGCGATCTGGACGTCTCGATCATCGACGAGATGCCACCCGGGAGACGAAAGATCGTTACGAGAGCGGTCGTAGAAGGGGAGCGGACCAAGGTATATGAATTCCTTGCAAAGAAGGTGCGTGACGGCAGGCAGGCCTACGTCGTCTATCCTCTCGTCGAGGAGTCAGAGAAGGTTGAGCAGCTCATGGCTGCGACCGAAATGGCCCAAGAGCTTTCGCGACATCCGATCCTGAGAGGAATCAAGATCGGGCTCATGCACGGGAAGATGAAAACCGACGAGAAAGAAGAAACAATGAAGCGCTTCAAGTCGGGTGAGATAGATGTTCTTGTCAGCACTACGGTAATCGAGGTCGGCATCGACGTTTCAAACGCCTCCATCATGATAGTCGAGAATCCTGACAGATACGGGCTCTCCCAGCTTCACCAGCTCAGGGGGCGAGTGGGGAGGGGTTGCCACGAATCGTACTGCATCCTCATAAAGGACAAAGAGATCGGAGAGGACGCTTCGAGAAGATTGGGAATACTTGCAAACTGCGACGACGGCTTCAAAATTGCCGAGGCCGACCTTGCGATCAGAGGGCCTGGCGAATTCCTGGGCACGCGGCAGCATGGTCTTCCCGAGTTCCGAATAGCAGACCTTCTTCGCGACGGAACTCTCCTCTCTCTTGCCAGAAGAGAGGCGTTCCTTTTGCTGGAGAACGACCCCGAGCTGGCCCACCCCGACAATGGGCCGGCGCGAAGGACTCTCAGCGAGTTGAGAGTCATTTCTTCGGCCTTACCCGGCGCCTGA
- a CDS encoding zinc-ribbon domain-containing protein, with translation MLVQCTGCGTSYKIADEKVPETGVKVKCPKCRVVFLVRREADSEPETLGEKLFGKDVVRRPLFGEGFGEETAEIRPGGPGAEQAEVPGPTGVPIDRETEEQPIGTESRGSEPQPEVEEKSPAPPEDTEEETRTPVEETVCESSREATVRAEDPRNLARALISDVLFYNREKRDKGLAEGKVLAYLGKEIARSWELYKDRLGIENAVGTDDFREAVNDILGENKEIL, from the coding sequence ATGCTAGTACAATGTACGGGATGCGGGACAAGTTACAAGATTGCTGATGAAAAGGTTCCAGAGACGGGTGTGAAGGTCAAGTGCCCCAAGTGCAGGGTAGTCTTTCTGGTGCGAAGGGAAGCTGACAGTGAGCCGGAGACACTCGGTGAGAAGCTCTTCGGGAAGGACGTGGTACGCCGGCCTCTCTTCGGCGAAGGATTCGGCGAAGAGACAGCCGAGATCAGACCCGGAGGCCCGGGAGCGGAGCAGGCGGAGGTTCCCGGCCCGACGGGTGTCCCAATAGACCGCGAGACGGAGGAGCAGCCGATAGGGACGGAGTCTCGGGGCAGCGAGCCGCAACCTGAAGTCGAAGAGAAATCTCCTGCGCCGCCGGAAGATACGGAAGAAGAGACGAGAACCCCGGTCGAGGAAACGGTCTGCGAGAGCAGCCGCGAGGCGACCGTGAGAGCCGAGGATCCCAGAAACCTCGCAAGAGCCCTGATTTCCGACGTGCTCTTCTACAACAGGGAAAAGAGGGACAAGGGACTTGCCGAAGGAAAGGTTCTTGCCTACCTTGGCAAGGAAATCGCACGCTCGTGGGAGTTATACAAAGACAGGCTGGGGATAGAGAACGCCGTCGGGACAGACGATTTCAGAGAAGCGGTGAACGACATATTGGGAGAAAACAAGGAGATTCTCTGA